In a single window of the Halopiger xanaduensis SH-6 genome:
- a CDS encoding GtrA family protein produces MIRRYLRNLQSGPIAPQLRRFVAVGIVAASVQMVLLWAFVDRAGFHYLASAVVAIEITIVLSYVLNNAWTFRASRNTGPVEYVVGLLKTNIVRGTAIPIQIGALGLLVEWQSVPYLLANGAAIAISGIYRYVLDARWTWG; encoded by the coding sequence ATGATTCGACGATACCTTCGCAATCTTCAGAGCGGTCCGATCGCCCCCCAGTTGCGACGGTTCGTCGCCGTCGGGATCGTCGCCGCCAGCGTACAGATGGTATTACTCTGGGCGTTCGTCGACCGGGCCGGCTTCCACTACCTCGCTAGCGCCGTCGTCGCCATCGAGATCACCATCGTTCTCTCGTACGTGCTCAACAACGCGTGGACCTTCCGAGCGTCGCGAAACACCGGTCCGGTCGAGTACGTCGTCGGCTTACTCAAGACGAACATCGTTCGCGGAACGGCGATCCCGATCCAGATCGGCGCCCTCGGCCTGCTCGTCGAGTGGCAGAGTGTTCCGTATCTGCTCGCTAACGGGGCCGCGATCGCGATCAGCGGGATCTACCGGTACGTCCTCGACGCGAGGTGGACCTGGGGATGA